From a single Serratia surfactantfaciens genomic region:
- a CDS encoding GNAT family N-acetyltransferase — protein sequence MSLQIRLAQQRDIAHLMAVERSAAQLFRQQPTWRFIAEGEVMTPQQHAAFIADRREWLAESDHGECAGFIAVQAQGEDWHIAELSVAGTWQRQGVGRRLIGAVAEEAKRQGACRLTLTTFIDVPWNAPYYRRLGFRPLEGAQLTVALRRHLDEDLAHGFAAGSRCAMEFTLS from the coding sequence ATGAGCCTGCAGATTCGTTTGGCGCAGCAGCGGGATATCGCGCATCTGATGGCGGTTGAACGCTCGGCGGCGCAGCTGTTTCGCCAGCAGCCGACATGGCGCTTTATCGCTGAAGGCGAGGTGATGACCCCGCAACAGCACGCCGCATTTATTGCCGATCGCCGTGAATGGCTGGCGGAAAGCGACCACGGCGAGTGCGCCGGTTTTATCGCCGTGCAGGCTCAGGGGGAAGATTGGCACATCGCCGAATTGTCGGTCGCCGGCACCTGGCAGCGGCAGGGCGTCGGCCGCCGCCTGATCGGGGCGGTGGCGGAAGAGGCCAAACGGCAAGGCGCCTGTCGCCTGACGCTCACCACCTTTATCGACGTGCCGTGGAATGCGCCTTACTACCGGCGGCTGGGATTCCGGCCGCTTGAGGGCGCGCAGCTCACGGTCGCCCTGCGGCGGCATCTGGATGAGGATCTGGCGCATGGCTTTGCCGCCGGCAGTCGCTGTGCCATGGAATTTACACTATCGTAA
- the aroL gene encoding shikimate kinase AroL yields the protein MTQTLFMVGARGAGKTTVGSALALALGYQFVDTDLFMQQAAQMSVAEMVEREGWLGFRRRETIALQTVTKPSTIVATGGGAILAEENRQFMRQHGTVIYLRAPASVLAQRLEAYPEDAQRPTLTGRPIAEEMLEVLAAREALYQDAAHYVMDAAADPQRVVEQILAVLPRETVK from the coding sequence ATGACACAAACCCTGTTCATGGTAGGCGCTCGCGGAGCCGGCAAGACCACGGTAGGCAGCGCATTGGCGCTGGCGTTGGGCTATCAGTTCGTCGATACCGATCTGTTTATGCAGCAGGCGGCGCAGATGAGCGTGGCGGAAATGGTCGAGCGCGAAGGTTGGCTGGGGTTCCGCCGCCGCGAGACTATCGCGTTGCAGACCGTGACCAAACCGTCAACCATAGTTGCCACTGGGGGCGGCGCGATCCTGGCGGAGGAGAACCGTCAGTTTATGCGTCAGCATGGCACCGTTATCTACCTGCGCGCGCCGGCCAGCGTGTTGGCGCAGCGGTTGGAAGCCTATCCGGAAGATGCGCAGCGCCCGACGCTCACCGGCAGGCCGATCGCCGAGGAGATGCTCGAGGTACTGGCGGCGCGCGAAGCGCTGTATCAGGACGCCGCGCATTACGTGATGGATGCGGCGGCCGATCCGCAGCGGGTGGTGGAACAAATCCTCGCGGTGCTACCGCGTGAGACGGTGAAATAA
- a CDS encoding helix-turn-helix domain-containing protein produces the protein MQIRSQRLQHEKKHLTPWHQHQGGQIYLLTRGMLALELPGRQWAITGGTLGWLPPGCAHQALACGDVAGWSLYLPVESAPEMPLQPQLFTASALLQALVERIAQFPAGPLSAPQRRLLQVLLDEMHAASGAPLQLPLPQDARLLNIARALLNDPANLRSQRDWAVWAGLSPRTLSRRFLQETGIGFALWRQQARVLRSLEGLSRGEAVGEVADACGYDNVSAYIAAFRRRFGVTPGAYFAAVRLTE, from the coding sequence ATGCAGATCCGCAGCCAACGCCTTCAGCATGAAAAAAAGCACCTGACGCCCTGGCATCAGCACCAAGGCGGCCAGATCTATCTCTTGACGCGCGGCATGCTGGCGCTGGAACTGCCCGGCCGGCAATGGGCGATCACCGGCGGCACGCTGGGCTGGCTGCCGCCGGGGTGCGCCCATCAGGCGCTGGCCTGCGGCGATGTGGCGGGCTGGAGTCTGTATCTGCCGGTGGAAAGCGCGCCGGAGATGCCGCTGCAGCCGCAGCTGTTCACGGCCTCTGCGCTGTTGCAGGCGCTGGTGGAACGCATCGCGCAGTTCCCTGCCGGCCCGCTGAGTGCGCCGCAACGGCGGCTGCTGCAGGTGCTGCTGGACGAAATGCACGCGGCGAGCGGCGCCCCTTTGCAACTGCCGCTCCCGCAGGACGCCCGGTTGCTGAACATCGCCCGCGCGCTGCTGAACGATCCCGCCAACCTGCGCAGCCAGCGCGACTGGGCCGTCTGGGCCGGGCTCAGCCCGCGCACCCTGAGCCGCCGCTTTCTGCAGGAAACCGGCATCGGCTTCGCGCTGTGGCGCCAGCAGGCGCGGGTATTGCGTTCACTGGAGGGATTATCACGCGGCGAAGCGGTCGGCGAGGTGGCCGACGCCTGTGGCTATGACAACGTCAGCGCCTATATCGCCGCCTTCCGCCGCCGCTTCGGCGTCACGCCCGGCGCCTACTTTGCGGCAGTTCGGCTAACGGAATAG
- a CDS encoding nuclear transport factor 2 family protein, translating into MTQLTPLNLVLDTLRQIVANPEHRPAQLAARFSADYRQQVDGKVLHFEQFEQHMALLKRQTRRMTLSIIAAAEQGEAVLTHHLVEVEKRDGTCSRVRVLAHFTVREGRICACEELTELLAGDPGDRDLGSRVSE; encoded by the coding sequence ATGACTCAACTTACCCCATTGAATCTGGTGCTCGATACGCTGCGGCAGATCGTCGCCAACCCGGAGCATCGGCCGGCCCAGCTCGCCGCCCGCTTCAGCGCGGACTACCGCCAGCAGGTGGATGGCAAGGTGCTGCACTTCGAGCAGTTTGAGCAGCATATGGCGCTGCTGAAGCGGCAAACCCGCCGCATGACGCTGAGCATCATCGCGGCGGCGGAGCAGGGCGAGGCGGTGCTGACCCACCATCTGGTCGAGGTGGAAAAGCGCGACGGCACCTGCAGCCGCGTGCGGGTGCTGGCGCACTTCACCGTGCGTGAAGGCCGCATTTGCGCCTGCGAAGAACTGACCGAGCTGCTGGCGGGCGATCCCGGCGATCGCGATCTTGGCTCGCGCGTGTCGGAATGA
- a CDS encoding YaiA family protein, whose amino-acid sequence MRENDQPAYPRSARVVEVFRGDPNLHLRRFEVRTDDIEPNTLLSEHETEQEALDAKHRYEDEALEL is encoded by the coding sequence ATGCGCGAAAATGATCAACCTGCTTATCCACGGAGTGCCCGCGTCGTAGAGGTGTTTCGAGGCGACCCGAACCTGCATCTGCGCCGCTTTGAGGTGCGCACCGACGACATTGAGCCGAATACGTTGCTCAGTGAACATGAAACCGAGCAGGAAGCGCTCGACGCCAAGCATCGCTATGAAGACGAGGCGTTAGAGCTCTGA
- a CDS encoding RNA polymerase sigma factor, producing MSNSELQALFLRHMRPLQAYLNAKLRDPQLAADLAQESFTRLTEQYPQGNILDIEAYLYKTAKNLMLDHLRQQQRRQTDAVEDDILAQYPSGEPALEQLAIDSQMLQLLQQALAGMPPRTQQIFRLNRLDGLTQAQVAAQLSVSLSTVEKHLASALERLMTLMDDQ from the coding sequence ATGTCCAATTCCGAGTTGCAGGCGCTGTTTCTGCGCCATATGCGGCCGCTGCAAGCCTACTTGAACGCCAAACTGCGCGACCCTCAGCTGGCCGCGGATTTGGCGCAGGAAAGTTTTACCCGCCTCACCGAGCAATACCCGCAGGGCAATATTCTCGATATCGAGGCTTACCTGTATAAAACCGCCAAGAATCTGATGCTTGACCATCTTCGGCAACAGCAGCGGCGACAGACTGATGCGGTAGAGGATGACATTCTGGCGCAGTATCCCTCCGGCGAACCGGCGCTCGAGCAGCTGGCGATTGACAGCCAAATGCTGCAGCTGTTGCAACAGGCGCTGGCGGGCATGCCGCCGCGCACGCAGCAGATTTTCCGGCTCAACCGGCTCGACGGGCTGACCCAGGCGCAGGTGGCGGCTCAACTGAGCGTATCGCTCAGTACGGTGGAGAAGCATCTGGCCAGCGCGCTGGAGCGGCTGATGACGTTGATGGACGATCAATAA
- a CDS encoding FecR family protein: protein MNPLTAQSRQQAAAWAVRLAEGALAADQRRALEAWLADDPQHPAALRQARLLWATLGQLPPEQRQALQPQVAALKTPFRRRGARWAMAAAVAIAVSFGVYRGPDIWIGMQADYQTVRGEVREVTLPDGSRVALDSGSAIALAYSANERKVRLLSGAAYFIVAPVNGPEKRPFRVEAENGVTQALGTEFSVARTGQGVDVSVHQHSVRVTLERGERSLVVAQRQAAHYRSGLLWLTRQTAGDDAWRRGWLVIDRQPLTQALAQLNRYRETRIVAVTPVLRARTVSGVFALNKLDDGVSAIRQELAARQLNLPGITLLY from the coding sequence ATGAATCCGCTAACCGCGCAGTCGCGGCAACAGGCGGCCGCCTGGGCCGTGCGCCTGGCCGAAGGGGCGCTGGCCGCCGACCAGCGGCGAGCGTTGGAGGCCTGGCTGGCCGATGATCCGCAGCATCCGGCGGCGCTGCGTCAGGCTCGCTTGCTGTGGGCGACGCTGGGGCAACTGCCGCCAGAACAGCGACAGGCGCTGCAGCCGCAGGTAGCGGCGCTGAAAACGCCATTTCGCCGTAGAGGAGCCCGCTGGGCGATGGCGGCGGCGGTGGCGATCGCCGTTTCCTTCGGCGTTTATCGCGGGCCGGATATATGGATCGGCATGCAGGCGGATTATCAAACCGTTCGCGGCGAGGTGCGCGAAGTCACGTTGCCGGACGGCAGCCGGGTGGCGCTGGACAGCGGCAGCGCGATCGCGCTGGCCTATTCCGCCAACGAACGCAAGGTGCGACTGCTGAGCGGCGCTGCCTATTTTATCGTCGCACCGGTGAACGGGCCGGAAAAGCGCCCGTTCAGGGTAGAGGCGGAAAACGGCGTCACCCAGGCGCTGGGCACCGAGTTCAGCGTGGCGCGCACCGGGCAGGGCGTCGACGTCAGCGTGCATCAGCACAGCGTGCGGGTGACGCTCGAGCGCGGTGAGCGCTCGCTGGTGGTCGCGCAACGCCAGGCGGCGCATTACCGCAGCGGCCTGCTGTGGCTGACGCGGCAAACGGCCGGCGATGATGCCTGGCGGCGCGGCTGGCTGGTGATCGACCGCCAACCGCTGACGCAGGCGCTCGCGCAGCTCAACCGCTATCGCGAGACGCGCATCGTGGCTGTCACCCCTGTGCTGAGAGCGCGCACGGTAAGCGGCGTGTTCGCGCTCAATAAACTCGACGACGGTGTCAGCGCCATTCGTCAGGAACTCGCCGCCCGCCAACTGAATCTCCCCGGCATCACGCTGCTTTACTGA